ACGAAGCCGCAGAAATGAACGATTTGGTTTGCAGAGAGGCCTTGGTGATACCCTGCAGGATCGGCTTACCCGTCGCCGGGATCTTGCCGGCTTCGATGTATTTCTGGTTGGTGATTTCGAACTCATCACGGTCAACCTGTTCGCCAACCAGGAAGGTGGTGTCACCCGGGGTCAGGATCTCGGTTTTCTGCAGCATCTGGCGAACGATCACCTCGATGTGCTTGTCGTTGATCTTAACACCCTGCAGACGGTAAACGTCCTGGATTTCCTGGGTCAGGTAGTCGGACAAAGCCTCAACCCCCATAACGTCCAGAATATCGTGCGGCACCATCGCCCCGTCCAGCAACGCATCACCGCGGCGGACGAAGTCACCTTCGTGTACTGCCAGGTGGCGGCCTTTCGGGATCAGGTATTCACGGGCTTCAGCCTGCGCATCCGCCGGTTTCACGATCAGACGACGCTTGGACTTGTAGTCCTTGCCGAATTCCACCTGACCATCGATTTCGGAAATAATCGCGAAATCTTTCGGCTTACGGGCTTCGAACAATTCGGCCACGCGCGGCAGACCCCCGGTAATATCGCGGGTCTTGGATGTTTCACGCGGGATACGACCGATAATGTCACCTGCGCGGACTTCCGCACCGTTTTCAACCGACAGAATGGTATCAACGGACAGATAGTAGTTCGCCGGCAGACCGTTCGGCAGGGTAATAACCTTACCCTTGGCATCCAACAGGGATACACGCGGTTTCAGCGTGCCGCCCTTCGGCTGGGAGCGCCAGTCGATAACGACTTTGGACGAAATACCGGTTGCCTCGTCGGTTTTTTCCGAGATCGACAGACCTTCGACCAGGTCGTAATAGTGCGCCACACCGTCCTTTTCCGTCAGGATTGGGATGGTGTACGGGTCCCACTCGGCCAATTTCTGGGCCGGCTTGACCTTGTCACCTTCGTTCACCAGCAAACGGGAACCGTACGGCAGGCGTTGAGCCAGCTTTTCGTTACCCTTGGCGTCGCGAACAACAACCTCGGTGTTACGACCCATAACGATCGTTACGCCTTCGGAGTTCTTCACAACGTTGTGGTGACGGATTTCAATCGTGCCTTCAACCGGAGCTTCGACAGAGGATTTTTCCGCACCACGCTGGGCCGCACCACCAATGTGGAACGTACGCATGGTCAGCTGTGTACCCGGCTCGCCGATCGACTGCGCGGCCATAACGCCGACAGCTTCACCAACGTTCACCGGTGTACCGCGGGCCAGGTCACGGCCATAGCACTTGCCGCAAACGCCGATCGCGCTTTCACAGGTCAGAACCGAACGAACCAGAACGCTGTCAACGCCAGCGGTTTCGATCATTTCAGCTTTCACTTCGTCGATCAGATCGCCCTGAGCCACCAGCATTTCACCGGACAGCGGGTTTTTCACATCGACAGCCGCCGTACGACCCAGAATACGCTCGCCCAGGTTGACGATAACGTCCGCACCGCTCATCACAGCGCGCATCGTTACGCCTTTGTCCGTACCGCAATCGTGTTGGGTGATAATTGCATCCTGTGCAACGTCAACCAGACGACGGGTCAGGTAACCGGAATTTGCCGTTTTCAACGCCGTATCCGCCAGACCCTTACGGGCGCCGTGGGTGGAGTTGAAGTATTCCAGAACCGACAGACCTTCCTTAAAGTTGGAGATAATCGGCGTCTCGATAATTTCGCCTGACGGCTTCGCCATCAAACCACGCATACCGGCCAACTGACGGATCTGAGCTGCGGAACCACGAGCACCCGAGTGGGCCATCATGTAAACCGAGTTCATCGTACCGTCGGCGTAGCTGGAAATGCCCTTCATCATGGCGTCGGCCACGTCATCCGTGCATTTCGACCAGATATCGACGACTTTGTTGTACTTTTCGCCTTTGGTAATCAGACCGTCTTGGTATTGACGCTCGAATTCCTTGACCTTGTCTTCGGCTTCTTTCACCAAAGCTTCCTTTGCGACCGGGATAATCATGTCATCCTTACCGAAGGAAATACCGGCCTGGCACGCGTGACGGAAGCCCAGCTTCATCATACGATCGCAGAAGATCACCGCCTCTTTCTGGCCGCCATGGCGATAAACCATGTCGATCAGGTTCGAAACTTCTTTCTTCGTCAGCGATTGGTTGATCAGGCTGAACGGCAGTTCCGGATGACGCGGGAACAATTCCGAAATCATCATACGGCCCGGCGTGGAATCAACGATCAGCGTTACCGGCTGGTTGTTTTCATCAACGGTGTGGTAACGGCACTTGATTTTCGCATGCAGGGACAGGTGACCTTCCGCGATGGCGTGTTGGATTTCGCCAACACCACGGAAAATCATGCCTTCGCCCTTTTGCTTGTCCAGTGCGATCGACAGGTAATACAGACCCAGAACAATATCCTGTGACGGAACGATAATCGGTTTACCGTTGGCCGGGGACAGAATGTTGTTCGTGGACATCATCAGGCAGCGCGCTTCCAGCTGCGATTCAATCGACAGCGGAACGTGAACGGCCATCTGGTCACCGTCGAAGTCAGCGTTGAACGCCGTGCAGACCAGCGGGTGCAGCTGAATCGCTTTACCTTCGATCAGGGTCGGTTCAAACGCCTGGATGCCCAGACGGTGCAGGGTCGGTGCGCGGTTCAGCATAACCGGGTGTTCGCGGATAACCTCTTCCAGGATATCCCAAACTTCCGGACGCTCTTTTTCCACCATACGCTTGGCGGCTTTCACTGTGGTGGCCAGGCCATACAGTTCCAGCTTGTGGTAAATGAACGGTTTGAACAGCTCCAGAGCCATTTTCTTCGGCAGACCGCACTGGTGCAGCTTCAGTTCCGGACCAACGGTAATAACCGAACGGCCAGAATAGTCGACGCGTTTACCCAGCAAGTTCTGACGGAAGCGACCTTGCTTCCCTTTCAGCATGTCGGACAGCGATTTCAGCGGGCGCTTGTTCGCACCGGTGATCACGCGGCCACGACGGCCGTTGTCGAACAGCGCGTCCACAGCTTCCTGCAGCATACGCTTTTCGTTACGAACGATAATGTCCGGAGCGCGCAGTTCGATCAGGCGCTTCAGACGGTTGTTACGGTTGATCACGCGACGATACAGATCGTTCAGGTCGGACGTTGCGAAACGGCCACCATCCAGCGGAACCAGCGGGCGCAGTTCCGGCGGCAGAACCGGAACGACATCCATAATCATCCATTCCGGACGGGTGCCGGATTCGAGGAAGGATTCGATCAGTTTCAGACGCTTGACCAGCTTCTTACGCTTGGCTTCGGAGGAGGTTTCACGCAGATCTTCCTCAACCTTGATTTTCTCTGCATCCAGATCAATCGCAGTCATCAGTTTTTTCAGCGCTTCGGCGCCAATACCGGCTTCGAAGCTTTCGTCGCCGTACTGATCCTGAGCATCCATGAACTCCTCTTCCGTCAGCAATTGCAACGGTTTCAGAGGGGTCATGCCCGGCTCGAGAACGATGTACGATTCGAAATACAGAACCTTTTCCAGCTCTTTCAAAGTCATGTCCATCATCAAACCGATGCGGGACGGCAGGGACTTCAGGAACCAGATGTGCGCAACCGGCGATGCCAGTTGGATGTGGCCCATGCGCTCACGGCGAACTTTGGTCAGCGTGACTTCAACGCCGCACTTTTCGCAGATGATGCCTTTGAACTTCATGCGTTTGTATTTACCGCAAATGCACTCATAGTCCTTGATCGGACCAAAGATGCGGGCGCAGAACAAACCGTCTTTTTCCGGTTTGAATGTGCGGTAGTTGATGGTTTCCGGCTTTTTCACTTCACCAAAGGACCAGGACAGGATCTGTTCCGGGCTGGCGATCGAGATCCGGATGGAGTCAAAAGACTGCGGTCCGGTCGGCTGGCCAAAGAGATTCATCAGTTCATTCATCGTGCAACTCCCGTAAGGGCTAAAAAATCGTTCGTATCTCGGTCAAAAACCCGGTCGCGGACAACGCCGCGACCGGTGTGGCAAGGGTTAGTTGCCGCTGTTCTTCATATCGACGTTCAGACCCAGGGCCTTCAGTTCTTTCACAAGAACGTTGAAGGATTCCGGAATACCGATTTCGAAATTGTCTTCGCCGCGAACAATCGCTTCGTAGACTTTCGAACGGCCAGCCACGTCGTCCGACTTGACGGTCAGCATTTCCTGCAGGGTGTAGGCTGCGCCATACGCTTGCAGGGCCCAGACCTCCATCTCCCCGAAACGCTGGCCACCGAACTGGGCTTTACCGCCCAACGGCTGCTGCGTAACCAAGGAATACGGACCAATGGAACGTGCGTGGATCTTGTCATCGACCAAGTGGTGCAGTTTCAGCATGTAGATGTAACCAACGGTCACGTTACGGTGGAAATATTCACCCGTACGACCGTCAATCAAACGCACCTGACCCGATGTGTTCAAACCAGCTTTTGCCAGCAAGGTGTCGATATCGGCTTCAACTGCGCCGTCAAAGACCGGCGTTGCCATCGGCACGCCACCGCGCAGGTTGTTCGCCATTTCGACCAGATGCTGATCGCTCAGTTTGGTGACTTTTTCTTCGTATTCCTTGTCGCCATAGACGCCCTTCAGATGCTCTTTCAGCTTCTTCACGTCGCCATCGGACGGAGCCTTGCGGTCCGCGAAGGAATCGATCAGTTGACCAATCTGCTTGCCGAGGTTGGCAGACGCCCAGCCCAAGTGGGTTTCCAGGATCTGACCAACGTTCATACGGGACGGAACACCCAGCGGGTTCAGCACGATATCAACCGGCTGGCCATCTTCGGTGTACGGCATGTCTTCGGCAGGAACGATGCGGGACACCACACCTTTGTTCCCGTGACGACCGGCCATTTTGTCACCCGGCTGCATTTTACGCTTCACGGCGATGAAGACTTTAACCATCTTCATCACGCCCGGGGGCAGTTCGTCACCGCGTTGCAGTTTTTCAACTTTGGATTCGAAACGGGCCTTCAGATCATCGACAGCGTCGTCGAAGGTCTTCGACATGGCTTCGATTTCTTCCATGCGGGTTTCGTTTTCAACGCCAATTTGACGCCACAGGCCACGGCTGATGGAGTCCAGATCGGATTGCTTGATCTTGGAACCCTTTGCCAGGTCCAGTTGCTTCGGCGCAGCGGCCAACGTCTGACCAACCAGCATTTCAGCAAGGCGGGCATAGAAGCCGCCTTCCAGAATGGAGCGTTCGTCATCACGGTCTTTGGCCAATTGTTCGATTTCAGCCCGTTCGATCGACAGTGCACGGGCATCTTTATCGACGCCGCGACGGTTGAACACGCGAACTTCAACGATCGTACCCGTTACCCCCGGCGGTACACGCAGGGAGGTGTCTTTTACGTCAGCCGCTTTTTCACCGAAGATTGCGCGCAGCAATTTTTCTTCCGGGGTCATCGGTGATTCACCTTTCGGTGTCACTTTACCAACCAGAATGTCGCCCGCCTGAACTTCGGCACCGATGTGTACGATACCGGCTTCGTCCAGGTGTTTCAGCGCTTCTTCACCAACGTTCGGAATGTCGCGGGTGATTTCTTCGGTGCCCAGTTTCGTATCACGGGCCATCACTTCAAATTCCTCGATGTGGATCGAGGTGAAGATGTCTTCGGCTACGATACGCTCGGACAGCAGGATGGAGTCTTCGAAGTTGTAACCGTTCCACGGCATGAACGCGACCAGCACGTTGCGGCCCAGAGCCAGTTCACCGAACTGGGTCGACGGACCGTCAGCGATAATGTCGCCGGCCTTGATCTGGTCGCCAACTTTCACCAGCGGCTTCTGCGTGATGCAGGTCGACTGGTTGGAACGCTGGAACTTCGACAGTTTGTAGATGTCGACGGTCGGCTCGTCCGCGCGGGTCATTTCCGTGGCACGGATAACAACGCGGGTTGCGTCAACCTGAACCACGATACCGGAACGGCGGGCCGTTACAGCAGCGCCGGAGTCACGCGCGACGGCGGCTTCCATACCCGTACCAACCAGCGGCGCATCGGAGCGCAGCAGCGGAACGGCCTGACGTTGCATGTTCGAACCCATCAGAGCGCGGTTGGCGTCGTCGTTTTCCAGGAACGGGATCAGCGCCGCAGCAACGGACACGATCTGTTTCGGGGACACGTCGATCATGTTGATCGTATCCGGCGTCGCCATCAAGTTTTCACCAGCCTGGCGGCAGGAAACCAGGTCATCCAGGAACTTGCCATCTTTGCTCAGCGGGGTGCTGGCCTGGGCAATGGTGTATTTGGCTTCTTCCATGGCGGACATGTAAACGACTTCATCCGTCACTTTGCCATCAACAACGCGGCGGTACGGGGATTCAATGAATCCGTACTGGTTGACGCGGGCAAAGGTAGCCAGAGAGTTGATCAGACCGATGTTCGGACCTTCCGGTGTTTCAATCGGGCAGATACGACCATAGTGGGTCGGGTGAACGTCACGCACTTCGAAACCGGCGCGTTCGCGGGTCAGACCACCGGGGCCCAACGCGGACAGACGGCGCTTGTGCGTAATTTCGGACAGCGGGTTGGTTTGGTCCATAAACTGGGACAACTGGCTGGAACCGAAGAATTCACGCACCGAAACCGCAACCGGCTTCGCGTTGATCAAATCGTGCGGCATGTAGTTGTCGATATCGACAGAGGACATACGCTCGCGGATTGCGCGTTCCATACGCAGCAAGCCAACACGAACCTGGTTTTCCATCAATTCGCCAACGGAACGCACACGACGGTTACCGAGGTTGTCGATATCGTCGATTTCGCCCGCGCCGTCTTTCAGACCGTGCAGATAT
The genomic region above belongs to Micavibrio aeruginosavorus EPB and contains:
- the rpoC gene encoding DNA-directed RNA polymerase subunit beta' codes for the protein MNELMNLFGQPTGPQSFDSIRISIASPEQILSWSFGEVKKPETINYRTFKPEKDGLFCARIFGPIKDYECICGKYKRMKFKGIICEKCGVEVTLTKVRRERMGHIQLASPVAHIWFLKSLPSRIGLMMDMTLKELEKVLYFESYIVLEPGMTPLKPLQLLTEEEFMDAQDQYGDESFEAGIGAEALKKLMTAIDLDAEKIKVEEDLRETSSEAKRKKLVKRLKLIESFLESGTRPEWMIMDVVPVLPPELRPLVPLDGGRFATSDLNDLYRRVINRNNRLKRLIELRAPDIIVRNEKRMLQEAVDALFDNGRRGRVITGANKRPLKSLSDMLKGKQGRFRQNLLGKRVDYSGRSVITVGPELKLHQCGLPKKMALELFKPFIYHKLELYGLATTVKAAKRMVEKERPEVWDILEEVIREHPVMLNRAPTLHRLGIQAFEPTLIEGKAIQLHPLVCTAFNADFDGDQMAVHVPLSIESQLEARCLMMSTNNILSPANGKPIIVPSQDIVLGLYYLSIALDKQKGEGMIFRGVGEIQHAIAEGHLSLHAKIKCRYHTVDENNQPVTLIVDSTPGRMMISELFPRHPELPFSLINQSLTKKEVSNLIDMVYRHGGQKEAVIFCDRMMKLGFRHACQAGISFGKDDMIIPVAKEALVKEAEDKVKEFERQYQDGLITKGEKYNKVVDIWSKCTDDVADAMMKGISSYADGTMNSVYMMAHSGARGSAAQIRQLAGMRGLMAKPSGEIIETPIISNFKEGLSVLEYFNSTHGARKGLADTALKTANSGYLTRRLVDVAQDAIITQHDCGTDKGVTMRAVMSGADVIVNLGERILGRTAAVDVKNPLSGEMLVAQGDLIDEVKAEMIETAGVDSVLVRSVLTCESAIGVCGKCYGRDLARGTPVNVGEAVGVMAAQSIGEPGTQLTMRTFHIGGAAQRGAEKSSVEAPVEGTIEIRHHNVVKNSEGVTIVMGRNTEVVVRDAKGNEKLAQRLPYGSRLLVNEGDKVKPAQKLAEWDPYTIPILTEKDGVAHYYDLVEGLSISEKTDEATGISSKVVIDWRSQPKGGTLKPRVSLLDAKGKVITLPNGLPANYYLSVDTILSVENGAEVRAGDIIGRIPRETSKTRDITGGLPRVAELFEARKPKDFAIISEIDGQVEFGKDYKSKRRLIVKPADAQAEAREYLIPKGRHLAVHEGDFVRRGDALLDGAMVPHDILDVMGVEALSDYLTQEIQDVYRLQGVKINDKHIEVIVRQMLQKTEILTPGDTTFLVGEQVDRDEFEITNQKYIEAGKIPATGKPILQGITKASLQTKSFISAASFQETTRVLTEAATQGKMDTLNGLKENVIVGRLIPAGTGSYINQVKKLAAQRDQLAIAAQQEAEALAHADMPAMGDDAGMDKAANG
- the rpoB gene encoding DNA-directed RNA polymerase subunit beta; the protein is MTAENTNSEKNSPMNKKTKVMAAKAKSTTKKAATTAPSKPPSLYRPPVVITRPADAVDSFTGRKRIRRSFAKIREVAAMPNLIEIQRQSYEAFLQADVQPEDRKMQGLQEVFSTVFPIKDFADKAEIDYVRYELEEPKYDTDECQQRGMTYAAPLRVTLRLSVFDIDETTGLRSIRDIKEQDVYMVDMPLMTKNGTFIVNGTERVIVSQMHRSPGVFFDHDGGKTHASGKYLFAARVIPYRGSWLDFEFDAKDLMYVRIDRRRKLPVTTLLRALDSSMTADYRAKCEENDQPVDPLMVQGMSNEEILRTFYGVVTYSKEKKGWKTAFDGARMRGVKLDHDLIDAKTGKSVLDAGTKITARVIKQLEEKGLKDMLVEDAQLIGQYLAEDIFDAKTGQVIFEAGHEITEEELKAFDKSGVTDIPVLAIDHVNVGPYVRNTLLADKCDTREEALIDIYRVMRPGEPPTVESAQALFDSLFFDAERYDLSAVGRVKMNLRLNLDAEDTVRVLRKDDILAILKYLHGLKDGAGEIDDIDNLGNRRVRSVGELMENQVRVGLLRMERAIRERMSSVDIDNYMPHDLINAKPVAVSVREFFGSSQLSQFMDQTNPLSEITHKRRLSALGPGGLTRERAGFEVRDVHPTHYGRICPIETPEGPNIGLINSLATFARVNQYGFIESPYRRVVDGKVTDEVVYMSAMEEAKYTIAQASTPLSKDGKFLDDLVSCRQAGENLMATPDTINMIDVSPKQIVSVAAALIPFLENDDANRALMGSNMQRQAVPLLRSDAPLVGTGMEAAVARDSGAAVTARRSGIVVQVDATRVVIRATEMTRADEPTVDIYKLSKFQRSNQSTCITQKPLVKVGDQIKAGDIIADGPSTQFGELALGRNVLVAFMPWNGYNFEDSILLSERIVAEDIFTSIHIEEFEVMARDTKLGTEEITRDIPNVGEEALKHLDEAGIVHIGAEVQAGDILVGKVTPKGESPMTPEEKLLRAIFGEKAADVKDTSLRVPPGVTGTIVEVRVFNRRGVDKDARALSIERAEIEQLAKDRDDERSILEGGFYARLAEMLVGQTLAAAPKQLDLAKGSKIKQSDLDSISRGLWRQIGVENETRMEEIEAMSKTFDDAVDDLKARFESKVEKLQRGDELPPGVMKMVKVFIAVKRKMQPGDKMAGRHGNKGVVSRIVPAEDMPYTEDGQPVDIVLNPLGVPSRMNVGQILETHLGWASANLGKQIGQLIDSFADRKAPSDGDVKKLKEHLKGVYGDKEYEEKVTKLSDQHLVEMANNLRGGVPMATPVFDGAVEADIDTLLAKAGLNTSGQVRLIDGRTGEYFHRNVTVGYIYMLKLHHLVDDKIHARSIGPYSLVTQQPLGGKAQFGGQRFGEMEVWALQAYGAAYTLQEMLTVKSDDVAGRSKVYEAIVRGEDNFEIGIPESFNVLVKELKALGLNVDMKNSGN